The Chrysemys picta bellii isolate R12L10 chromosome 10, ASM1138683v2, whole genome shotgun sequence genome segment ATTTCAACCGAGTTATCTTACAGCAGCCCGAGTCCCTCTGCCAAGTTCTGTAGCTCTCCAATCCTTTTCCTATTTGTATCTTAAGTGTTTTAAGATGGTGCCCAGTCTCTCCCGTCAGTTCAGCTTGAAAACACAGCCCCCCGCCATTCCATCCCACCAAAACCCCAACTCCGAGCACAAGCCCAGCCTCACCTGGGGCCACGTTTTCATCCACCCACTGGAAGAAGCCGCACTGCTGCTCTCTCGGCTTTGGGCAGGTGTGGAACTGACGCCCTTTGTTGGGTCCCTCCTTCTGGACGGTGCGTGTGATGGCCGGCTGATCGCACTTACACATCGCGCCACCGCCCCCTCCGCCCGAGTCGAAACCGTTGCTTCCATATCGACCcagacctcttcctcctcctcctcctccaaggcTCCTGAAGCTTCCTGGAGGCCTTTCACCCAAGGAATCCGGGGGTGCAGAAAAGCTCCTGTGGGTTACGCTGTTTCCATCATCTGCTTGTTGATCGGCCCAGAGGAAGAAGTTGCAGCTGCCGGCACTGCATTTATAGAACTGCCTGCCCTGGTTGGGCCCTTCTTTACGCACCGTGAGCAATGCTGCCTCCTCCCGACAGTTGCACACCACGGCATTGTTCTCGGCAGCAGCGGCAGGAGCTGGATGACTAGCTGCTCGGGGTGCTCTTGCTGCACCAGGGTTTGTGGTAGGTCTCACGTGGCCATTCTCATAGCTGGCCATGCGGTTAAGGGACTGGTTGGCTTGTAGGTAGTTAGCTGGCAGGTTGACTGACTGTACCGGTCTGGATGGTCCTTGTAAATATTTCAGGTCCAAGATCTCTCTCAACATCTCATCGCAACCTCCAATACAGCCAACAAAttccaggggcagcaggggtgggacGCTACCTCGCTTGAACTTAAATTTCAGCCTAAATGAAAAATTAGAATCCGTATCTCAGATCAGAGTTCTCCCCCTCTTGGGACCTCCATGTCTTTGCTGGAACCTTGAGGATCACCATGCTTATTCTACCTGCCCTCCTGGCCTTATGCTACACCCATCATTCATCCAGTCTAGGAGGAATGGACTGCACTTCGTTGGATGCTTGTCAGTGTTGCTTTTAAAGCGGCCATAGCCAGATAAAGCATCCGCCTCAGACTGTCCTGGGACTGGATGTGCTGTCTCTGCAGCAATCCAAGCCCAGCTCAAAAACTGGACACGGCTTCCTACAGAGTAGTGCAGGCCACTGCGGCAGGCCACTGCGGCTGACCAGTATGTTCTGCGGGGCAGTTGTGTGTTTCTGTATGTAAGTCACGATACTCACCTATGAACCGGATGGGGTTTACACACAGCACAGACACTGTCATCCTTGCTGACTTCCAGCACAGAGTCAGGAAACCACACAGCCGCTTTACAGGTAGGATAGCTCACGCAGCCGAGATAAAACCTGTGGAGGGGAGTAAAGGGCTAGTATGAGGAAGAGGAATAATCAAGAGAACTCAGCCACTCCACCTGCAGCTGCAAAGCTTATGGgacagggatcagcagcccaCTGTTAAAGACGAGTTTTATAAAAGCGATCATATGCTTCCAGAATCACAGCTCAACTGGGTATGCGCTGCTCTTGCAGCTGAACTTTGGCCTGATGCCCAGGGGCCTGGTGGCATAACCACACACCTGGTCATTGTAGCTTAGATGCCTTgtgagggggagaagggctgggagAGTGCTCTATACTGAGCTACAAGGGAGCCACACAACGTTAACACGCTGAGCTGTCATCTGCTTAACAGAGATCACTGACCCGCCGTTCTTCTTGCTCTTCAGGACCATGTCACTGTTGCACTGTGGACATTTCCGAATGGAGACGGGCATGGCTGGGTAGATCTCCTCTTGCTGCGCAAGTGCCGTTACTTCTCCGAAATACTGAGACAAAGCCTGATCCAACCTGGGAAGAAACACACACAGTCGCATTGGTTTCCTCTGCCATGAGCATTTACATTGGCTCTCGTTCTCCGTACGACGGAGATGGTGGGTGAGTAGCTGCTCCCACAGCTGGGCTCCAACGAACTTCACAATAAGTCCGTTTAGGAATgtcatgaggaaaaaaaaaaagcgtccATTTCAGTCGTGGTGTGGGTGCAACTCCAGAGGTCAGCACAGACTGCCACCTTCTGACACCAGCTCTGAAGCTGCCCACTAGATGGAAACGAAGGGTTGTTACACAGCATCAGCACTCAGACTTCACGCCTCCTCTTGGAAATGCCGATGCACATGTCACGGAAATAAGCTCTGACGTGATCAGAGCCCCAGACACAAAGCTAAGTCCTCCACTTTCCTTGCTGCTCTTCTGGGCGACCGCAGAGGCGAAGCGGGGGTTTTACTGATACTCACTTGTTGGCTTTGGCCACGGCTTCGGTGAAGACTTTCTGGTACTTCTCGATCTGCTGCCTCAGCACCACAAATTTGTCCTTCCTCCCCTCGCAAATCAGCTTCAGATCAGCCTCCAGTTCAGCGCGAAGGTCAGGTTTTGACATCTCGTAGCCCATAGAATCGTAGCCTGAGGAACGATACCTTGCTTTAAGCGAAAGGAAGGGATAGCGAAGGCATTTTCACGCCTAATTACAATCATCGTCCTTACCTTCTACCAGCCCCATGCCCAGGTGCCCCGGAAGGAACCTCTGATCTGGAGTAAGCCCCACGTACATCCGTGACTTGATGGTCTCGATGTGCTCAGCGTGAGTGGCATCAGTCCCTGAAAGCGGTCGTGCAGTCATTTAACAGCTGGCATGACGAACCCATCAGGGCTCTACAAGCTGGTATTTACTAATGCAGAGACCTGGGATGCTAAATACAGGCACAAATTTATCACAATGGGCAAGTATAGGCCTATGCTGCCCTCATACTCCAATGCCAATTGTAAGGGAGCCTCGGAGGCCACAACTGGGCCCTAAATAGATTCAGATGGGAAGTAAAGCTGTATCTCCAGTGAGCTAAACTGCCATCTGCAGAGTCCTATACAGACTCGGCCTGTAGCTCCTCCCCCCTTCCGTTACTCCGTAAGTTACTTTGGGAATGCAAGTGTCCACACAACTGCTTTTATCTTGTGTCAGCTGTATTTAGAGAATTCTCCAcctggtggaagagagagaccATTACAGCTACCGCGAAAGGGGGAGAGGTATACAAACTCCATTCTGCTAGACAGCATGAGGTCACGGTCACACGGTTCCATATGCTGCGGATACTGACCGATGCCATGTTTCTCCATGAGTGAAATGAGATCGGCTTCGGtgaggagctggggtgggctGGTCTCCCCATCCACCATCTCCACTGTGGTGGGCTGAAAGCGAGACCCCCTCTCGTACACTGGGAGAACCTGAAGGAGGGAGAGAAGTACAAACTCCAATGAAACAACCTTCTGCAACATTTGtttaagatttaatttaaaaacccAAAGCAGGCGTGGGTCTAGGGGTGCTGCAGGAGACTCGTGTCTCATTCCCTGGGGTTTAACACGTAGCATGCTCAATATCGGGGAAGAAAAAGTGGGCCCAGCATTGTTCAACAGTGACCCCTTTTGGCAAGTTAAGGGACAGCACCAACAAGTTTGCAAAAAAAAGAATCAGGTCCTCATGCAGGCCAGTGCCATGTCCCTTCCTCAGGAggtaaaatgggggagggggaagggaagtgagCAATCAAAACCGCCAAAATGAGCTGCAGAGGTCTTCAGGTGAGAGATGAACCTCGGGGTAGAACAACTGGAACAAGGGAGTTCTCAGTGGAAGTCCTGCAGGTAcatctgacagcagaatttggcccttaagtgTTTACACATCCGCACAGAGCCTAGGCAAGCTTAACTGCTGAGTAACATTAAACCCAGTTGCATCTTGTAATGATCCCTCCCCAATTTACCATGTCACACACGCTTTGATCGAGACGGTTACCTTGTCACTCCACTTCTCATAAGGATAGACGTCCAGATAGTTTCTGGCCAGGATCATGAGCCCATGAGCAACAAATCGCTCATTAGCAATGTCAATCTCCACAGTTGTTTCTTGTCCCTTGGCATCCTGGGAGCAGCAAGCCAAAAAGTGACGCACAATGAATTCATACAGTCGCTGTTCATTCCCCTAAGAACACATGAAGAGAAGAGGGTCAGGAGTCTCCTCCAAATAAAGGACACCCCACTCATACAAGTATAGGTTTAAGAGCCCTCTTTCAGAACGCAAGAACCTTGGGACCAGAAGTGAAGACATCAGAAGGAATCCAGTAGAAGTGCAGATCAGAGCAAGAGATTAagagtcaagagacctgggttctattcctagctatACCCCTGACCTTGTTAGGTAAGTCATTTAGCCTCTGTGCTTTAAAATACATCTAATAGGTACTTGTACACCTCTGTTAAGCACTAAGATCTTTGCATGAAAAGGACTTCTTATAATAATTACTCCCCCCTCAGTCACAAAGCAGGACTTTAAAACACCTCTTGCTTCAGGCTGTCAAGCGGTTTAGGTCCCTATGTTTTAAAACAAGTGTCTATAAGGAAAAGGTCCTGTATGCACTGAAAGCAGCATCTCCTTTGTATTGGGACTCATGAGGAAATGTAACTAGGGGCAGTGAACAGCTTTAGGACAAGCAAAGAGAACCTCCACTGAAAATCTGATGTGGACTTCAAAAGTCAAAACTTGGAAGTGGGTAAGAGGTGCATATTTCCAGCTTAGATTTTCTATAGCACCTAGTATTTTTCAGCCAGTTTTCTGTGCAGAAACATTTATTATCAGGGTAGCATATTTTAGAAAGGATCTTTCAGGAGAGAAACCCACTTCTGAAGCTATGGAAAGTAATTCTATTTGCTAATAAATGCACAGCAAGCCCCTGTCTGCTAGAATCACCACGTTACCCAGTCACTGGTAAGGTGCGCTGTCAATAGCAGAAATCCACTCGGTGTTAGACTCACCTGCAGGTTACATGCATATTTAGTGGGGTGAATGGGAGGGTGAGCCTGATCGGATTTGGTCCCATTCCGAGGGGTTGGCCCACCCCGGTCTAGAATCCCCTGTGCAAAGGCTCCCCAGTTGGGGTCTTCGGTCTGCTGTTGTACCAAAGAAGAGAGGTTTAGGTCTTTGGGGAAAATGTTGGTCTCAGTTCGGGGATAGCTTATGTACCttagagacaaaaagaaaaacaaatcaaccACACTGGATGCTGACCAGTCACCGTTCCTCTTGTGGGTTCTTCCCATTTCCGATGAAGGGTCTGCTGTTTTGTAACAGGTATTTCATTCCAGCACATCCAGGTCTGGAATTCTTACCCTTGAGTGTAGAGCTTTTCTGCTATTTTCATGGTTTCTTTGGCATTTATTTTCAGCTTGCGGGAAGCCAGCTTCTCAAGTTCCTGTGTCATAAAGAGACAAAGAAGAACGGGAATATTCACCACACAAACCTGGCCAGTCACTAAAACTCGTATTCAATgctcctttaaaaatatatatatatatatttagcatCATCGTATCAAACATACCACAGTGTCTAGTGCCAGGGGCCTCCATTTGCTCTTCGGTTTGCTCCCAATCTCGACAACAGTTGCCGTCGGATCCTAAGCACAGAGCACGCAGAAAGGAAAATCAAACGGAAGTGTCTAAATGGAGTGCTGTTTAAAGGTGCCCacgaggcagcagctgctgtctaaTGCTTCTGCCAACCAGAAGGTAAAAGGCAGAAAGGCTTGTTTGATGCCGGACACTGTATGGTTGACAAGGTTTCCTACCTCCATACACATGTGGTACAGGACAAGGCATGCTGTGTGGTTAAAGAGTCGGTTCCTCTTCCAGTTGAAGTCTACCATGCCGTCCTCATGTTCATGGGTCACTGCATTGAAAAGGAGGTCACCACATCAGAGAAATGGTACAAAGCAAGACTGCACTGGCTAGACAGGGACGGAAAAGGGGGCCACAGAAAGCTCGCATACTTTTGGGAAACCTTCCCAACTGTGCTGAATGACCATGGCAAAGGAAGGGGAAAATGGCACATCTGTAGCAATGTTTGTGCATTACACAGAAGCATCTCCCTCATTCGTATTTTTCAGTCAAGCCGTGCTTCGTTtccttttcaaaagcactgaaccCTGAGAGCACTGCACTAATGTCCCAGAACATACCTTTAATTTTATAGAAGGCCTCAGGAACAAAGGCCTGGATGGCTTTAAACCTTTCTACCACAAATCCCAGAGTTGGGAACTGACAGCTACCATAGCTGATCAACTGCTCGGCTAGAACGTCGGGGAAGAGCTTCTGGAGCCTCAGGGTCTGGAATCTGGTGA includes the following:
- the TOP3A gene encoding DNA topoisomerase 3-alpha isoform X5 — encoded protein: MNMTIICLARYSCNPLVLFEAEIEKYCPENFVDIKKTLEREARQCQALVIWTDCDREGENIGFEIIHVCKAVKPSLQVFRARFSEITPRAVRAACENLVQPNQNISDAVDVRQELDLRIGAAFTRFQTLRLQKLFPDVLAEQLISYGSCQFPTLGFVVERFKAIQAFVPEAFYKIKVTHEHEDGMVDFNWKRNRLFNHTACLVLYHMCMEDPTATVVEIGSKPKSKWRPLALDTVELEKLASRKLKINAKETMKIAEKLYTQGYISYPRTETNIFPKDLNLSSLVQQQTEDPNWGAFAQGILDRGGPTPRNGTKSDQAHPPIHPTKYACNLQGNEQRLYEFIVRHFLACCSQDAKGQETTVEIDIANERFVAHGLMILARNYLDVYPYEKWSDKVLPVYERGSRFQPTTVEMVDGETSPPQLLTEADLISLMEKHGIGTDATHAEHIETIKSRMYVGLTPDQRFLPGHLGMGLVEGYDSMGYEMSKPDLRAELEADLKLICEGRKDKFVVLRQQIEKYQKVFTEAVAKANKLDQALSQYFGEVTALAQQEEIYPAMPVSIRKCPQCNSDMVLKSKKNGGFYLGCVSYPTCKAAVWFPDSVLEVSKDDSVCAVCKPHPVHRLKFKFKRGSVPPLLPLEFVGCIGGCDEMLREILDLKYLQGPSRPVQSVNLPANYLQANQSLNRMASYENGHVRPTTNPGAARAPRAASHPAPAAAAENNAVVCNCREEAALLTVRKEGPNQGRQFYKCSAGSCNFFLWADQQADDGNSVTHRSFSAPPDSLGERPPGSFRSLGGGGGGRGLGRYGSNGFDSGGGGGGAMCKCDQPAITRTVQKEGPNKGRQFHTCPKPREQQCGFFQWVDENVAPATEKLTIWGETVKVTIPGVLKKDGCTAPFTYRAFSSNQFRSDGHSRGSGSKAKRPSTFSSEKGPTAKRQRTCGICHQLGHTRKTCPQDH
- the TOP3A gene encoding DNA topoisomerase 3-alpha isoform X6 — protein: MCSAVSLLRYSCNPLVLFEAEIEKYCPENFVDIKKTLEREARQCQALVIWTDCDREGENIGFEIIHVCKAVKPSLQVFRARFSEITPRAVRAACENLVQPNQNISDAVDVRQELDLRIGAAFTRFQTLRLQKLFPDVLAEQLISYGSCQFPTLGFVVERFKAIQAFVPEAFYKIKVTHEHEDGMVDFNWKRNRLFNHTACLVLYHMCMEDPTATVVEIGSKPKSKWRPLALDTVELEKLASRKLKINAKETMKIAEKLYTQGYISYPRTETNIFPKDLNLSSLVQQQTEDPNWGAFAQGILDRGGPTPRNGTKSDQAHPPIHPTKYACNLQGNEQRLYEFIVRHFLACCSQDAKGQETTVEIDIANERFVAHGLMILARNYLDVYPYEKWSDKVLPVYERGSRFQPTTVEMVDGETSPPQLLTEADLISLMEKHGIGTDATHAEHIETIKSRMYVGLTPDQRFLPGHLGMGLVEGYDSMGYEMSKPDLRAELEADLKLICEGRKDKFVVLRQQIEKYQKVFTEAVAKANKLDQALSQYFGEVTALAQQEEIYPAMPVSIRKCPQCNSDMVLKSKKNGGFYLGCVSYPTCKAAVWFPDSVLEVSKDDSVCAVCKPHPVHRLKFKFKRGSVPPLLPLEFVGCIGGCDEMLREILDLKYLQGPSRPVQSVNLPANYLQANQSLNRMASYENGHVRPTTNPGAARAPRAASHPAPAAAAENNAVVCNCREEAALLTVRKEGPNQGRQFYKCSAGSCNFFLWADQQADDGNSVTHRSFSAPPDSLGERPPGSFRSLGGGGGGRGLGRYGSNGFDSGGGGGGAMCKCDQPAITRTVQKEGPNKGRQFHTCPKPREQQCGFFQWVDENVAPATEKLTIWGETVKVTIPGVLKKDGCTAPFTYRAFSSNQFRSDGHSRGSGSKAKRPSTFSSEKGPTAKRQRTCGICHQLGHTRKTCPQDH
- the TOP3A gene encoding DNA topoisomerase 3-alpha isoform X1, with translation MNFQARLFARCGVRLLSQSWSLFSQAAEDMTFRKIQKVLCVAEKNDAARGIADILSNSRMRRREGFSKFNKIYEYDYHMFGQNVTVAMTSVSGHLLAHDFKMPFRKWYSCNPLVLFEAEIEKYCPENFVDIKKTLEREARQCQALVIWTDCDREGENIGFEIIHVCKAVKPSLQVFRARFSEITPRAVRAACENLVQPNQNISDAVDVRQELDLRIGAAFTRFQTLRLQKLFPDVLAEQLISYGSCQFPTLGFVVERFKAIQAFVPEAFYKIKVTHEHEDGMVDFNWKRNRLFNHTACLVLYHMCMEDPTATVVEIGSKPKSKWRPLALDTVELEKLASRKLKINAKETMKIAEKLYTQGYISYPRTETNIFPKDLNLSSLVQQQTEDPNWGAFAQGILDRGGPTPRNGTKSDQAHPPIHPTKYACNLQGNEQRLYEFIVRHFLACCSQDAKGQETTVEIDIANERFVAHGLMILARNYLDVYPYEKWSDKVLPVYERGSRFQPTTVEMVDGETSPPQLLTEADLISLMEKHGIGTDATHAEHIETIKSRMYVGLTPDQRFLPGHLGMGLVEGYDSMGYEMSKPDLRAELEADLKLICEGRKDKFVVLRQQIEKYQKVFTEAVAKANKLDQALSQYFGEVTALAQQEEIYPAMPVSIRKCPQCNSDMVLKSKKNGGFYLGCVSYPTCKAAVWFPDSVLEVSKDDSVCAVCKPHPVHRLKFKFKRGSVPPLLPLEFVGCIGGCDEMLREILDLKYLQGPSRPVQSVNLPANYLQANQSLNRMASYENGHVRPTTNPGAARAPRAASHPAPAAAAENNAVVCNCREEAALLTVRKEGPNQGRQFYKCSAGSCNFFLWADQQADDGNSVTHRSFSAPPDSLGERPPGSFRSLGGGGGGRGLGRYGSNGFDSGGGGGGAMCKCDQPAITRTVQKEGPNKGRQFHTCPKPREQQCGFFQWVDENVAPATEKLTIWGETVKVTIPGVLKKDGCTAPFTYRAFSSNQFRSDGHSRGSGSKAKRPSTFSSEKGPTAKRQRTCGICHQLGHTRKTCPQDH
- the TOP3A gene encoding DNA topoisomerase 3-alpha isoform X3; the encoded protein is MNFQARLFARCGVRLLSQSWSLFSQAAEDMTFRKIQKVLCVAEKNDAARGIADILSNSRMRRREGFSKFNKIYEYDYHMFGQNVTVAMTSVSGHLLAHDFKMPFRKWYSCNPLVLFEAEIEKYCPENFVDIKKTLEREARQCQALVIWTDCDREGENIGFEIIHVCKAVKPSLQVFRARFSEITPRAVRAACENLVQPNQNISDAVDVRQELDLRIGAAFTRFQTLRLQKLFPDVLAEQLISYGSCQFPTLGFVVERFKAIQAFVPEAFYKIKVTHEHEDGMVDFNWKRNRLFNHTACLVLYHMCMEDPTATVVEIGSKPKSKWRPLALDTVELEKLASRKLKINAKETMKIAEKLYTQGYISYPRTETNIFPKDLNLSSLVQQQTEDPNWGAFAQGILDRGGPTPRNGTKSDQAHPPIHPTKYACNLQGNEQRLYEFIVRHFLACCSQDAKGQETTVEIDIANERFVAHGLMILARNYLDVYPYEKWSDKVLPVYERGSRFQPTTVEMVDGETSPPQLLTEADLISLMEKHGIGTDATHAEHIETIKSRMYVGLTPDQRFLPGHLGMGLVEGYDSMGYEMSKPDLRAELEADLKLICEGRKDKFVVLRQQIEKYQKVFTEAVAKANKLDQALSQYFGEVTALAQQEEIYPAMPVSIRKCPQCNSDMVLKSKKNGGFYLGCVSYPTCKAAVWFPDSVLEVSKDDSVCAVCKPHPVHRLKFKFKRGSVPPLLPLEFVGCIGGCDEMLREILDLKYLQGPSRPVQSVNLPANYLQANQSLNRMASYENGHVRPTTNPGAARAPRAASHPAPAAAAENNAVVCNCREEAALLTVRKEGPNQGRQFYKCSAGSCNFFLWADQQADDGNSVTHRSFSAPPDSLGERPPGSFRSLGGGGGGRGLGRYGSNGFDSGGGGGGAMCKCDQPAITRTVQKEGPNKGRQFHTCPKPREQQCGFFQWVDENVAPATEKLTIWGETVKVTIPGVLKKDGCTAPFTYSRSLLFKPIQERWALKRVW
- the TOP3A gene encoding DNA topoisomerase 3-alpha isoform X4, whose amino-acid sequence is MFGQNVTVAMTSVSGHLLAHDFKMPFRKWYSCNPLVLFEAEIEKYCPENFVDIKKTLEREARQCQALVIWTDCDREGENIGFEIIHVCKAVKPSLQVFRARFSEITPRAVRAACENLVQPNQNISDAVDVRQELDLRIGAAFTRFQTLRLQKLFPDVLAEQLISYGSCQFPTLGFVVERFKAIQAFVPEAFYKIKVTHEHEDGMVDFNWKRNRLFNHTACLVLYHMCMEDPTATVVEIGSKPKSKWRPLALDTVELEKLASRKLKINAKETMKIAEKLYTQGYISYPRTETNIFPKDLNLSSLVQQQTEDPNWGAFAQGILDRGGPTPRNGTKSDQAHPPIHPTKYACNLQGNEQRLYEFIVRHFLACCSQDAKGQETTVEIDIANERFVAHGLMILARNYLDVYPYEKWSDKVLPVYERGSRFQPTTVEMVDGETSPPQLLTEADLISLMEKHGIGTDATHAEHIETIKSRMYVGLTPDQRFLPGHLGMGLVEGYDSMGYEMSKPDLRAELEADLKLICEGRKDKFVVLRQQIEKYQKVFTEAVAKANKLDQALSQYFGEVTALAQQEEIYPAMPVSIRKCPQCNSDMVLKSKKNGGFYLGCVSYPTCKAAVWFPDSVLEVSKDDSVCAVCKPHPVHRLKFKFKRGSVPPLLPLEFVGCIGGCDEMLREILDLKYLQGPSRPVQSVNLPANYLQANQSLNRMASYENGHVRPTTNPGAARAPRAASHPAPAAAAENNAVVCNCREEAALLTVRKEGPNQGRQFYKCSAGSCNFFLWADQQADDGNSVTHRSFSAPPDSLGERPPGSFRSLGGGGGGRGLGRYGSNGFDSGGGGGGAMCKCDQPAITRTVQKEGPNKGRQFHTCPKPREQQCGFFQWVDENVAPATEKLTIWGETVKVTIPGVLKKDGCTAPFTYRAFSSNQFRSDGHSRGSGSKAKRPSTFSSEKGPTAKRQRTCGICHQLGHTRKTCPQDH
- the TOP3A gene encoding DNA topoisomerase 3-alpha isoform X7, translated to MFGQNVTVAMTSVSGHLLAHDFKMPFRKWYSCNPLVLFEAEIEKYCPENFVDIKKTLEREARQCQALVIWTDCDREGENIGFEIIHVCKAVKPSLQVFRARFSEITPRAVRAACENLVQPNQNISDAVDVRQELDLRIGAAFTRFQTLRLQKLFPDVLAEQLISYGSCQFPTLGFVVERFKAIQAFVPEAFYKIKVTHEHEDGMVDFNWKRNRLFNHTACLVLYHMCMEDPTATVVEIGSKPKSKWRPLALDTVELEKLASRKLKINAKETMKIAEKLYTQGYISYPRTETNIFPKDLNLSSLVQQQTEDPNWGAFAQGILDRGGPTPRNGTKSDQAHPPIHPTKYACNLQGNEQRLYEFIVRHFLACCSQDAKGQETTVEIDIANERFVAHGLMILARNYLDVYPYEKWSDKVLPVYERGSRFQPTTVEMVDGETSPPQLLTEADLISLMEKHGIGTDATHAEHIETIKSRMYVGLTPDQRFLPGHLGMGLVEGYDSMGYEMSKPDLRAELEADLKLICEGRKDKFVVLRQQIEKYQKVFTEAVAKANKLDQALSQYFGEVTALAQQEEIYPAMPVSIRKCPQCNSDMVLKSKKNGGFYLGCVSYPTCKAAVWFPDSVLEVSKDDSVCAVCKPHPVHRLKFKFKRGSVPPLLPLEFVGCIGGCDEMLREILDLKYLQGPSRPVQSVNLPANYLQANQSLNRMASYENGHVRPTTNPGAARAPRAASHPAPAAAAENNAVVCNCREEAALLTVRKEGPNQGRQFYKCSAGSCNFFLWADQQADDGNSVTHRSFSAPPDSLGERPPGSFRSLGGGGGGRGLGRYGSNGFDSGGGGGGAMCKCDQPAITRTVQKEGPNKGRQFHTCPKPREQQCGFFQWVDENVAPGAFSSNQFRSDGHSRGSGSKAKRPSTFSSEKGPTAKRQRTCGICHQLGHTRKTCPQDH
- the TOP3A gene encoding DNA topoisomerase 3-alpha isoform X2 produces the protein MNFQARLFARCGVRLLSQSWSLFSQAAEDMTFRKIQKVLCVAEKNDAARGIADILSNSRMRRREGFSKFNKIYEYDYHMFGQNVTVAMTSVSGHLLAHDFKMPFRKWYSCNPLVLFEAEIEKYCPENFVDIKKTLEREARQCQALVIWTDCDREGENIGFEIIHVCKAVKPSLQVFRARFSEITPRAVRAACENLVQPNQNISDAVDVRQELDLRIGAAFTRFQTLRLQKLFPDVLAEQLISYGSCQFPTLGFVVERFKAIQAFVPEAFYKIKVTHEHEDGMVDFNWKRNRLFNHTACLVLYHMCMEDPTATVVEIGSKPKSKWRPLALDTVELEKLASRKLKINAKETMKIAEKLYTQGYISYPRTETNIFPKDLNLSSLVQQQTEDPNWGAFAQGILDRGGPTPRNGTKSDQAHPPIHPTKYACNLQGNEQRLYEFIVRHFLACCSQDAKGQETTVEIDIANERFVAHGLMILARNYLDVYPYEKWSDKVLPVYERGSRFQPTTVEMVDGETSPPQLLTEADLISLMEKHGIGTDATHAEHIETIKSRMYVGLTPDQRFLPGHLGMGLVEGYDSMGYEMSKPDLRAELEADLKLICEGRKDKFVVLRQQIEKYQKVFTEAVAKANKLDQALSQYFGEVTALAQQEEIYPAMPVSIRKCPQCNSDMVLKSKKNGGFYLGCVSYPTCKAAVWFPDSVLEVSKDDSVCAVCKPHPVHRLKFKFKRGSVPPLLPLEFVGCIGGCDEMLREILDLKYLQGPSRPVQSVNLPANYLQANQSLNRMASYENGHVRPTTNPGAARAPRAASHPAPAAAAENNAVVCNCREEAALLTVRKEGPNQGRQFYKCSAGSCNFFLWADQQADDGNSVTHRSFSAPPDSLGERPPGSFRSLGGGGGGRGLGRYGSNGFDSGGGGGGAMCKCDQPAITRTVQKEGPNKGRQFHTCPKPREQQCGFFQWVDENVAPGAFSSNQFRSDGHSRGSGSKAKRPSTFSSEKGPTAKRQRTCGICHQLGHTRKTCPQDH